In the genome of Candidatus Moraniibacteriota bacterium, one region contains:
- the rplQ gene encoding 50S ribosomal protein L17, producing MNHQKSGRKLERNRNQRRALVKSLAEGLVLHGRICTTEARAKEMKSRIDRLVNLAKEGIAVPDRRVATVRLLKQRVSGITLDRLCDADFLKKFGKRTSGFTRVVKLAPRKTDGAKVAILEFVD from the coding sequence ATGAATCATCAGAAATCTGGGCGAAAACTTGAACGGAATCGAAATCAGAGGCGGGCACTGGTAAAGAGTCTCGCTGAAGGCTTGGTGCTTCATGGACGTATTTGCACAACGGAAGCGCGTGCGAAAGAGATGAAATCCCGGATTGATCGATTGGTGAATCTTGCCAAAGAGGGTATCGCTGTTCCTGATCGGCGCGTGGCAACAGTTCGCCTCTTGAAACAACGGGTTTCCGGTATTACGCTGGATCGTCTGTGTGACGCTGATTTCTTGAAGAAATTCGGAAAGCGTACCAGCGGGTTCACTCGTGTTGTAAAATTGGCTCCCCGAAAGACTGATGGAGCAAAGGTTGCTATCCTTGAATTTGTCGACTAA
- a CDS encoding DNA-directed RNA polymerase subunit alpha yields the protein MQTISLPQEPKYTAIGEHFGKFEIDGCYPGYGATLGNALRRVLLSSLEGAAITSVKIMNVSHEFSTLPGVLEDVVKIILNLKKVRFRIHGDDELVKVTLKAKGEGAVCAEKIHAPSSLEVVNGGQLIATLTDKKAELELELTVERGLGYVAVEHQVRHEKEIGVIAIDAIYTPIERVNYTVENMRVGKRTDFDRITLEVLTDGSITPEEAFQRAVAILIGQFSALRSAEVLQKDREKEGDAELGMFSSRTRKVLEAYDVRTLSDIAALSESEVRDFSGMGEKGFEEVKEALQAAGLSFIVSA from the coding sequence ATGCAGACTATATCTCTTCCGCAAGAGCCGAAATATACGGCGATCGGCGAACATTTTGGAAAATTTGAGATCGACGGATGCTATCCCGGATATGGCGCTACTCTGGGAAATGCACTTCGCCGGGTATTGTTGTCGTCTCTTGAGGGAGCCGCAATTACGTCGGTGAAGATTATGAATGTTTCTCATGAATTCTCGACGCTCCCGGGAGTGCTCGAGGATGTGGTGAAGATTATTTTGAATCTGAAGAAAGTACGTTTCCGTATCCATGGCGATGACGAGCTGGTGAAAGTGACTTTGAAGGCAAAAGGCGAAGGTGCAGTGTGTGCCGAGAAAATTCATGCCCCTTCTTCTTTGGAAGTGGTGAATGGTGGTCAACTGATTGCTACTTTGACCGACAAAAAGGCGGAACTCGAACTTGAACTTACCGTAGAACGTGGTCTTGGATATGTTGCTGTCGAACACCAGGTCCGACATGAGAAGGAGATTGGAGTTATTGCTATTGATGCTATTTATACGCCAATTGAGCGTGTCAATTACACTGTGGAGAACATGCGTGTCGGAAAGCGGACCGATTTTGATCGTATTACGCTTGAAGTTTTGACTGATGGGAGCATTACTCCCGAGGAAGCCTTCCAGCGAGCGGTGGCTATCTTGATCGGTCAGTTTTCTGCCCTGCGGAGTGCGGAAGTGTTGCAAAAGGATCGCGAGAAAGAGGGTGATGCGGAGCTTGGCATGTTCTCGTCTCGTACACGGAAGGTCTTGGAGGCATACGATGTGCGGACACTCTCTGACATAGCGGCACTCTCCGAGTCAGAAGTCCGTGACTTTTCCGGTATGGGCGAGAAAGGTTTTGAAGAGGTCAAGGAAGCTTTGCAAGCGGCAGGGCTTTCCTTTATAGTATCGGCATAA
- the rpsD gene encoding 30S ribosomal protein S4 has protein sequence MARNLDKCRLCRRAGEKLFLKGDRCFSPKCAMVRKAYAPGVHGKTVSRGQSEYGKQLAMKQRIKRIYGVLEKQFRKHYEDVSRRKGVAGDLLLARLEMRLDSVVYRLGFASSRALARQLVSHRAFRVNGKLLSIPSAEIRVGDTVSIASTKIEKEYFKKKKEEILNKKDVPQWLELDAATLSGKVIGMPTRTDIGIHVDPQAVVEYYSK, from the coding sequence ATGGCGAGAAATTTAGATAAATGTAGATTGTGCCGTCGGGCTGGTGAGAAACTCTTTCTCAAGGGAGATCGTTGTTTTTCTCCGAAGTGCGCTATGGTAAGAAAGGCGTATGCGCCGGGAGTTCATGGGAAAACGGTTTCGCGGGGGCAGAGTGAGTATGGGAAGCAGCTTGCCATGAAACAGCGTATCAAGCGCATTTATGGTGTCTTGGAGAAACAATTCCGCAAACACTATGAGGACGTGAGTCGGCGGAAGGGTGTTGCCGGAGATCTTCTTCTCGCTCGCTTGGAGATGCGCTTGGATAGTGTTGTATATCGTCTGGGATTTGCCTCTTCGAGGGCTTTGGCTCGCCAGTTAGTCTCACACCGGGCATTTCGAGTAAATGGAAAGCTTCTTTCAATCCCGTCTGCGGAAATTCGTGTGGGAGATACGGTTTCAATTGCTTCTACTAAGATTGAAAAAGAATATTTCAAGAAAAAGAAAGAGGAGATACTCAACAAGAAAGATGTTCCGCAGTGGCTTGAGCTTGATGCTGCTACACTATCCGGGAAGGTAATAGGCATGCCGACTCGTACGGATATCGGTATTCATGTGGATCCTCAGGCAGTTGTTGAATATTACTCAAAATAA
- the rpsK gene encoding 30S ribosomal protein S11 codes for MATVSKEASSDVDAAPTKKKKKWKNQIARGRASIRCSYNNTIVTLADMNGATLAWSSSGHMGFKGAKKSTPYAATQVVSEVVEKTRKFGLQEVEVFVRGVGSGREAAVRALANNGLTLLSIRDITPLPHGGCRPRKPRRV; via the coding sequence ATGGCAACTGTTTCAAAGGAGGCATCTTCCGATGTCGATGCTGCGCCGACAAAGAAAAAGAAGAAATGGAAGAATCAGATCGCCCGCGGACGTGCCAGTATCCGTTGTAGCTATAACAATACCATTGTTACTCTTGCTGACATGAATGGAGCGACGCTGGCCTGGTCAAGTTCCGGGCATATGGGGTTTAAGGGTGCTAAGAAATCGACTCCCTATGCTGCGACGCAGGTAGTGAGTGAAGTTGTGGAAAAAACTCGGAAGTTTGGGCTTCAAGAGGTTGAGGTGTTTGTGCGCGGTGTCGGGAGTGGCCGGGAAGCAGCTGTCCGAGCATTGGCAAATAACGGACTGACTTTGCTCTCAATTCGCGACATTACGCCGCTTCCTCACGGAGGATGTCGTCCGCGGAAGCCACGTCGAGTATAG